AAACTGTGTTTCACTTAAAAGtgaaacatacatttttaaaaatgagagtTTGCATACTAGAAAACTGCTGTAACTGTCAACCCAGCCATAGTGCTCCACTGTTCAGCAGACTGATTATCAATTATAACAATTTACAAACATAAAGGATAAAACTGGCATCattctatattttctttttgtcaacaaaCCCCATGAAAAGACCCAAACTGACAGTATCTTAGTCTGATCTTAGTCATGAGCCCATTTCTTTctactgaagatgtaaatctttcaaaacaggtcacaaatgtacagttttatttttttttaaaggcttatTAATTTCAAAAGTAAATCATGCATTTGTGGGGAATATTTTCAGTTGTggataaatacacattttgtgCTCTAGTGTATATTTAAAACAGGAAGGTGTGTGTAAGAATgacaataaactacagtgtgcgCAACTGTTATGGAGAAACATGTTACCAAGCGCAACAGGGTGGGTCATTTATATTAGGATTGGACAACATTAGAGTTCATCAACCTTTGGACACACAGATAATACTTGTTGATAAGatgcaatgttgttgttttttatgggatttgttgatAACAAGACAAATACAGAATATGGCCAGCCTCATCCTTTTAATTCCTCCATGCAACAACTCCCTTACAAAATTGTGAACTGTTGTACCTACCGTCTGCTCCCCGATGAGTGTGGCTGTCATGGACAAAGACATGACCAGGATTGTAGCTGAACCGGCTCCCAGGAACACGGCTGCTCCATAGATGACCTGACCTCCCATGTTCTTGTCCACAAACACCCAAGTGGCAAAGCCAAACACCATCAACAGGCCAATCAAATACGTAAGCtgacaacagacaaaaacatttcattttgatacaactttacatttaaatcacTAATTTAGTTATCATGTAACAAACATGAATCCATAACACAGTTGAtaaaacatgtatgtgtgtgtcttattaCACTGTAAAGACTCACACTTATTCCTATGAGCTTACTGACTGGTTACATAGCCAGAGAGCAAACAAAGCCGCTGACATACATCACCAGAGGTATGATGGCAATGAAGttctgaggagagagaagggacatttgtatttaaatttcAACACAGACATTTCACTAACATGTATAATGAGTTACACAACACACTGTATGAATACTCACTGTAAGGCCTTACCTTTGGTAACATCAGTGAGTTGGTGAGATAAACTGAGATGTAGGTCTGAGATAAGTTGACTATTAGTCTGGTGCACATGTATAGGAAAGCCACCTGTTACAAAATTATGCAAAGAGAAGAGATTAAAATGACCAGTTCAGGGTTTTTGTAGATTTTagtaaacaaaaatacacataataGATATTATTTGAAATTTTTAGATGCCAATatcaatacaataaaatgacacttttttGTGTCTCGTGATTGAGaaatataaacttttttttctttatttacaagAGCTCTAAAACTACCCAAACAAAACTTTTGTATTAATCAGATTCACTGTGGATAACTCAAGCAGGTCTCTACTCTGTGGTTGTCAGGTATGACaggaaaaatatattcaaaatcTGAGTTGCAGTTCcctatgagaaaaaaaaggaagagaaccTTCCTGAATCAGCATAAAGTTACCCAACATAGATGTATTAGTCACCTGGTAGAAAGAGGGCTCCTTCAGCCAATGCTTCCACTGAAATACAGGACGAGGCAATGCTTCCTGTGAGGGGGAAggtgtgatcagctgatcgCCCTTCCCTGAAGCAGACGCATCCTCTTTTGTGCCGACATGGAATATCAGGGAGAATACAGCGCCAGTACCCACTATAATGAGGGCCAGTGTCTATGCACAGAAAGAGAGCTCAGCTGAAAGTAGTGATTTTGCAGAAATGTATACATTTCTCTGGTATCTTCGCTTCTTACCCTGAACAGAGGGATGTCCACAGGGCCCAGGTTGTCTGTGATGGAGGGGTCCACACCGTGTTGAGCCTGGAAGTGAAAGAGCAGCCAGGCCACAGTGTACACTGTGATGTTGGCCACCACACCGAAGGCATACCTACACAAGGAAACAGGTTGTTACAGCTTTAAAGGGGTGATAACATGAGACACAGATGATCTTGTTCTTGTTTCAGTATTCACAAACGTATTTGAGCTGTTCTGGATAACATGACATGATGCGACTTCTCTTTTCTCTAGAAATTGCTATTTCCGTCCTGTTGTTTTACTTCAGTCTATCTCCTATGACATGAACCTGATGTGACAACTAGTTTCGTCAGTTCTGCTCTTATAGTTTGGAcagtggaagaggaagaggagattaGAGGAAGttctaacattttttaaggATGGGAATGATGCTGTGGTTGCATACAGGAAAAAGGAGTGACCGGGAAGGAAGATTGATggaagaaaagaagataaaCAATGGAAGAACTGAACCCATCGTTCATGTTTTCAGGCTCAGACAAAGTAAAATATTCCAGTCAGATGCAATGACTTTAACAAAGAGCAATTTTGCTGACAATTAACAATACAAGTTTATTTCCAATGGTAAAGGCTGACTGTAAGCTGCAGCTTTCACTGTCCCACAAACTGACAGACTGAGAACGgttttcattaaaatataatgatgGCAAGTTACAGCATGTTCCACTGTCAGTAAACTGATCAGAGATGAACGTAGAGATGTTTTTGGAAAACAGTCACACCAGCGTTGCTTCCTGAAAGGAAATATGTGACTGTGACAGAAATTCTGCATCAGTTTCCTcataaagaggaaaacacagctgTCACTGACAGACATCTGCAGAAAACACTGCAAGATGTTTACACAAGCACTGCAAACACTAGAGAGAGAGCTACAATAAAGGAAGAATTCTCCTCTCTAATAATAAAcgaataataatgaaaataatctgcagattatctGATGATAGTTGCAGCACTAAATATATCGCTTGACTGCACCAATATATTACGTCTTaatgtctctttttgtctgtaGATACTAACTTTAATGTTAAtggaaaacaacagagacatAGATCTACAGTGTTAGCTTAGCAGGAAGGCtggaaacagaggaaaacaactgcctctgtcctttttaaaaaactttaataaaactcAGCTTCCAGCACATCTCGCTGGTTTAATTATCATAAAAACCAACGTGTAAAAATGATAATTCACTGTTTTTATggactgtaaaacatgttaacCTACAGGATGTCCAGTTTTTTAGATggactgtaaaacatgttaacCTACAGGATGTCCAGTTTTTTAGATGATCTTAGCTAATATAAagcaaaattatattttatttaatgatgtTGAGTAAAATCAGCATAATTGCCGTaatttaaagcagctataaggaacttttattttgtaatggtGCCTGGTTTACAAAATCagtatttcactgttttatgtGCTTCATTTACAGAGGAATCACCATTTTTAAACAAGTGGAATTTTTTAAGTTGatgattgtgtttgtgaattAAATTGAGAGTGTTTCATAGCCAGTTAAAGTCCCTATAATacgtttaaataaaatatatcgCTTTAAGGTTTTAGTCCCATGTTTTGAAAACAGTCCTTtgctgttgccaggcaaccagcagagactccgGGAGGTTACCGGTCCCAGCCAAGAAATGCTCCCACATTTCGTAAACATCTTGTACCGTCCCATAAATCGGTAAAAACTAAATAAGTGTCGTTATGGGTGAGTCTTTTCATTAGGAAACATTAGTAGGCGGATTTGTCCATTTTGAAACTTAAGTAGCGTAAAACAAAGTGGCCCTTTCCGGCCTGGACTTGACGTGATGACGTCGTCTCACCTGTACGCAGTGAGCTCCACCTTGTCGCTCTCGCGGGACACTAGCTCCGGGATCAGGGACAGGTGCGAGATCTGAGCGGCGGCCCAGCCGAACTGGAAGAGGACGATGAAGGGGGAGAAGTACACGAGCTGAGCCCACTGAGCGGTGCTGTCCTCACAGGCCAGGCAGGGGTtgaagatgaaggagaaagaCACCAGGACGCACACAGTGCCTGGACAGCACAGAGCGAACTAATGAGTGTAACTATAAATTTCCTCTGTGTAACTTGCAACTGAACACTGATTCATTGTTTTACCTCATATCACTCCGCTAATTTGAACTATTATCTACATTACAGGCAAGGTGTACCATAATATATAATTCCTGTTATAAATTAAGCAACAGAATACAAGTAGTTATTATGAAATTATGCCAATTCTTGCACTAAacctgagaaaaataaaaacatctaaaacttcacaaaaagaaatcaaattttTCATGAATGCAATGATTCAAGTCACTATagtttatcatgtttttttgtttttttttaataggtcACAAACATTTTTGCAGGGACATTAGTCATATTTCTGTAATAATCCTAATAATATTAGGTAATAATACCAGTGGTAAAAAGAAACTACTCTCTGATTAAATGTGACAATTATGCAGCTTCCACTCCACTTTCAGGGGAAATAAATTACTGGAGCAGTACATAGGATTTATTGTGGCATCAGGTGGTGTAGATGCAACCCTCTCTGTTTGCTATATTTTTCCAAGCATAAAAGGAGAAATCACAATAGACACTAAATGCACAAAAACTGTGAAccagtatttggtttgtcccttctgggctactgcagGAACATGGTTTAACATGGCCAACCCCGTGGAAAAGGACCCACaacgtctgtagatataaaaggcttataCCAAAACTATTAttctttctattctattctgattatacactaataaaaacatagttatccatattatattccattttggccacattattatattatataaagcccccttaatctgacacactggacctttaactctgTGTATTTGATCACTAGTTATATTATCAACAAATAAAGTTTGGCTCATTGTTAT
Above is a window of Larimichthys crocea isolate SSNF chromosome XVII, L_crocea_2.0, whole genome shotgun sequence DNA encoding:
- the mfsd12b gene encoding LOW QUALITY PROTEIN: major facilitator superfamily domain-containing protein 12 (The sequence of the model RefSeq protein was modified relative to this genomic sequence to represent the inferred CDS: substituted 1 base at 1 genomic stop codon), with the protein product MEQFVPAVRSLSVCRRLCYAVGHFLNDLCASMWFTYLLVYLHSVLGFQSTYAGVMLLIGQIADGVCTPLVGYESDRTAGICGKRKTWHLLGTVCVLVSFSFIFNPCLACEDSTAQWAQLVYFSPFIVLFQFGWAAAQISHLSLIPELVSRESDKVELTAYRYAFGVVANITVYTVAWLLFHFQAQHGVDPSITDNLGPVDIPLFRTLALIIVGTGAVFSLIFHVGTKEDASASGKGDQLITPSPSQEALPRPVFQWKHWLKEPSFYQVAFLYMCTRLIVNLSQTYISVYLTNSLMLPKNFIAIIPLVMYVSGFVCSLAMXPVSKLIGISLTYLIGLLMVFGFATWVFVDKNMGGQVIYGAAVFLGAGSATILVMSLSMTATLIGEQTQSGAFVYGSMSFTDKVANGLGVILIQSIRPCSTDACCPDCVWFYRDVMVTVTGGVAVAAALCLFTILIWPIRIRRN